The nucleotide window TCGCCGTTTAGCGCATCCACCATTAAACCAGAATCATCAGCCAACACCGGTAACTGCGTCGCGTGAGCCACCGCCGTTGCCTTCAACCTTGCATTTTCAGTAAAAGTCGTTCCAGTCTCTTGAACCTGAACAAGATTCGGAAAGTCTGCCAATGTCTTGACCGTCAGACCCTTGGGCTCAAAAATGGCACGAAATTCTCGCGCTTTTCCAGCATTATTGGTGGCAATCACGATTGTATTTTCCATGGTTAGTTCTCCTCCGTTAAGCGCGCTAACTCTGCAACTGGTAAGTGTTGAGCGTGCACTGCCATACCCAACCAATCGGTAGCTAACTCGTCAAACTGCTGGGCATTGCCAGTGGTCCAGTAAGCCGCCGCTACGGCATCATGGTCCGTATTAGTCAGATGTTGCTCGGCCAAAATCTGTTGCGCTCGCTGGGCGGTCGCCATTCCGGGATCAACCAACGTCACGCCGGCCCCGATTGCTTGCTGAATCACCCCCGCTAATAATGGGTAATGCGTGCAACCCATCACCAGCGTATCCAACCGCTGGCCGCGTAACGAAGCTAAACTCTCACTGACCACTTTTAGTGCGTGCGACGAGGTTAAATCATTCTGTTCAGCTAGCGTTACCATTGCCGGGCAAGCAGCACTCTTCACGACTGCCTGCGCATCCGTGTTTAAAATATCTTGGCGATACTGATCACTCTTGACCGTCCCTTCAGTGGCAATCACGCCAATTCGATGGTTCTTAGTGGTCGTAACCGCCGCCTGTGCACCGGGAGCAATGACACCCACCACCGGAAAAGAAAATTCCTGTTGTATCTGCGGTAACGCCGCTGCGGTTGCAGTATTGCAGGCGATGATCAACATTTTAATATTTGCCCGTTGTTTTAAGTAGCTGGCAATTTGCCGGGTAAAGGTCGTGACTTCCGCCACCGGCCGTGGCCCATATGGCAATCGTGCTTGGTCCCCTAGAAATACCGTATTCTCGTTCGGCATGAGTCGCTGAACTTCCTTTAAAACCGTTAAGCCGCCGACTCCTGAATCCATCAGTCCAATTGGATCTTTTTGCATGAATCAACGCTCCTTCTCGAATTACTTGAAACTACATTATCGCCTTTTTAGGCATCGTTTTCAAGTTTCGAGTCAGCCAAAACACCTCTGACAACTAAAAAATAGTTAAATTTTCTGACAGTCCAACTTCCCTAAAAATATACGGTATAATATAATTAGAATCTATTCGGATGAAGGAGCCAACCATCGTGAAAAATTTATATCAAACCGTTATGGGTGAAACCAACGGCGCTGCCTATTTACCACAAATGCTACTGCGGGACACCCTCTTACCCGAATTGTTGGGTGACGCCCAGGGTGATATCAACTATTGGGCTGGTAAAGCCCTTGCCCGTCATTTTCCACTTAGCAACCCTAAAGACGCAGCACTTTTCTTCAACCAAGCAGGCTTTGGCGAACTAACTTTGGTCAAACAAACTGTGCAGATGACCCGCTGGCAACTGGCCGGAGAACCTGTCAAGCTTAGAAAACAAGTGGCTGGTGAAACCGACTTTACTTTGGAGGCTGGTTTTCTGGCCGAAATGATGGCGCAACAACTCGGCGTTGCGACGGAAGCCGAATTAGTCGATAGCCCCCGCAAACTTCAAGCAACGGCGGTCACCTTTG belongs to Levilactobacillus yonginensis and includes:
- the murI gene encoding glutamate racemase, with product MQKDPIGLMDSGVGGLTVLKEVQRLMPNENTVFLGDQARLPYGPRPVAEVTTFTRQIASYLKQRANIKMLIIACNTATAAALPQIQQEFSFPVVGVIAPGAQAAVTTTKNHRIGVIATEGTVKSDQYRQDILNTDAQAVVKSAACPAMVTLAEQNDLTSSHALKVVSESLASLRGQRLDTLVMGCTHYPLLAGVIQQAIGAGVTLVDPGMATAQRAQQILAEQHLTNTDHDAVAAAYWTTGNAQQFDELATDWLGMAVHAQHLPVAELARLTEEN
- a CDS encoding YslB family protein, which translates into the protein MKNLYQTVMGETNGAAYLPQMLLRDTLLPELLGDAQGDINYWAGKALARHFPLSNPKDAALFFNQAGFGELTLVKQTVQMTRWQLAGEPVKLRKQVAGETDFTLEAGFLAEMMAQQLGVATEAELVDSPRKLQATAVTFEVYTDPDDVIPDYDAPEPLKLVRPADSENE